A single region of the Rubrobacter aplysinae genome encodes:
- a CDS encoding thioredoxin domain-containing protein, giving the protein MANRLARETSPYLLQHADNPVDWYPWGEEALARARDEDKPILLSVGYSACHWCHVMERESFEDEATAALMNEHFVNVKVDREERPDIDSLYMQAVQALTRSGGWPMTVFLTPDGTPFYGGTYFPPRQYGNMPAFTQLLQSIASAYETRRDEVDASAGQVRDFLRSAAEAAMPEADESGERLFESAAKSLLSEADLKLGGFGGAPKFPQPMNLEVLLRHHRRTGDEDALRAVETTLTAMSRGGIYDQLGGGFARYSTDAQWLVPHFEKMLYDNALLARLYLEAYQATGKEPYRRTATETLDYLLRDMRSPEGGLYSAEDADSEGVEGKFYVWTPQELQEALGAEDARVAATYWGVSERGNFEGKNILYLQRSAEAVAAELGLDPAELEERISSIRGTLLSERGERVRPARDEKVLASWNGLALRALALAAGVTGEERYRRAATELGEFLLQKMMDDGRLRRSYKDGEARIDAYLEDYAAVADGLAALYEATSELRWLAAARDLADRMLKLFWDAGRGAFYDTPVDHEELLTRPRDLYDTAAPSGNSLATETLLRLSLLLDRDDYREVSERVLSDLAGGMEKVPAGFGRLLCALDFSVSRTAEVALVGEPDAGETRALADVVYGRYLPNSVVAGCAPEDDEAPALVPLLAGRETRDGRATVYVCEGYVCQSPTTEPEELARQLDEI; this is encoded by the coding sequence ATGGCGAACCGGCTGGCGCGGGAGACGAGCCCCTATCTCCTGCAGCACGCGGACAACCCGGTGGACTGGTACCCGTGGGGTGAGGAGGCGCTCGCCCGCGCGCGCGACGAGGATAAGCCAATCCTGCTCTCCGTCGGATACTCGGCCTGCCACTGGTGCCACGTCATGGAGCGGGAGTCCTTCGAGGACGAGGCGACCGCCGCCCTGATGAACGAGCACTTCGTAAACGTCAAGGTGGACCGCGAGGAGCGCCCGGACATAGACTCGCTGTACATGCAGGCCGTCCAGGCCCTTACCCGCAGCGGCGGCTGGCCGATGACCGTCTTTCTCACCCCGGACGGCACGCCGTTCTACGGCGGCACCTACTTCCCGCCGCGCCAGTACGGCAACATGCCGGCCTTTACGCAGCTCTTGCAGTCCATCGCGAGCGCCTACGAGACCCGCCGCGACGAGGTGGACGCCAGCGCAGGCCAGGTTCGCGACTTCCTGCGCTCCGCCGCCGAGGCCGCGATGCCCGAGGCCGACGAGAGCGGGGAGCGGCTCTTCGAGAGCGCCGCAAAGAGCCTCCTGTCCGAGGCCGACCTCAAGCTCGGCGGCTTCGGCGGCGCGCCCAAGTTTCCGCAGCCGATGAACCTCGAGGTGCTGCTCCGCCACCACCGGCGCACCGGTGACGAGGACGCGCTAAGGGCGGTAGAGACCACGCTTACTGCCATGTCTCGCGGCGGCATCTACGATCAGCTCGGCGGCGGCTTCGCCCGCTACTCCACCGACGCGCAGTGGCTCGTGCCCCACTTCGAGAAGATGCTCTACGACAACGCCCTGCTCGCCCGGCTATACCTGGAGGCCTACCAGGCGACCGGAAAAGAGCCGTACCGCCGCACCGCCACCGAGACCCTGGACTACCTCCTGCGCGACATGCGCTCCCCCGAGGGCGGCCTCTACTCCGCCGAGGACGCCGACTCCGAGGGCGTGGAAGGCAAGTTCTACGTGTGGACGCCGCAGGAGCTGCAGGAGGCGCTCGGCGCGGAGGACGCCCGTGTCGCCGCTACTTACTGGGGCGTCTCCGAAAGGGGCAACTTCGAGGGCAAGAACATACTCTACCTCCAGCGGTCGGCCGAGGCCGTCGCCGCCGAGCTTGGGTTGGATCCGGCCGAGCTAGAGGAGCGTATCTCCAGCATAAGGGGCACGCTGCTTTCAGAGCGGGGGGAGCGGGTACGCCCGGCCCGCGACGAGAAGGTGCTGGCCTCCTGGAATGGCCTCGCCCTGCGGGCGCTGGCGCTGGCCGCCGGGGTTACGGGCGAGGAGCGATATCGGCGGGCCGCCACGGAGCTCGGAGAATTCCTGCTGCAGAAGATGATGGACGACGGCAGGCTGCGCCGCTCCTACAAGGATGGCGAGGCCCGGATAGACGCCTACCTCGAGGACTACGCCGCCGTCGCGGACGGCCTCGCGGCGCTGTATGAGGCTACCTCCGAGCTGCGGTGGCTGGCCGCGGCCCGGGATCTCGCGGACCGGATGCTGAAGCTTTTCTGGGACGCCGGGCGCGGCGCGTTCTACGACACGCCGGTGGATCACGAGGAGCTCCTCACCCGTCCCCGGGACCTGTACGACACCGCCGCGCCCTCCGGCAACTCGCTGGCCACGGAGACGCTGCTGCGGCTGTCACTGCTGCTGGACCGGGACGACTACCGTGAGGTCTCCGAACGGGTGCTCTCGGACCTCGCCGGCGGCATGGAGAAGGTGCCGGCGGGCTTCGGACGCCTGCTCTGCGCCCTGGACTTCTCCGTCTCGCGCACGGCCGAGGTGGCGCTGGTGGGCGAGCCGGATGCCGGTGAGACCCGGGCGCTCGCGGACGTCGTGTACGGACGCTACCTGCCGAACTCCGTGGTGGCCGGATGCGCGCCGGAGGACGACGAGGCCCCGGCCCTGGTGCCGCTGCTCGCCGGGCGTGAGACGCGGGACGGTAGGGCCACCGTCTACGTGTGCGAGGGCTACGTCTGCCAGAGCCCGACCACCGAGCCGGAAGAGCTCGCCCGCCAGCTCGACGAGATCTAG
- a CDS encoding YihY/virulence factor BrkB family protein: MSTADSTSGTNVSEKPKSRSAWHVLVRSVKEFSADDMLTYAAAVAYQVFFSLFPFIIFLLSLLGMLRIPGLFDTLLQQAETVMPGTAFSLIEGIVSQVRSQAAGSVLSFGAIIALWSASSAVRMTMHAMNVAYDVEAERPAWKKFPLSLLYTLLLAVMIIAAVGLILVGGSAVQWVSQQIGFGGGTLVTLWTWARIPLAVVLIITILALVYGLFPYFDHPFRLITPGAIVAVLVWIAASLGFSFYVSNFSSYSATYGSIAAVIILLLYFFISAAVVLFGAEINAEVYREVDDTQDT, translated from the coding sequence ATGAGCACTGCGGACAGCACGAGTGGCACCAACGTTTCGGAAAAGCCGAAGAGCAGGTCGGCGTGGCACGTTCTCGTGCGCTCCGTGAAGGAGTTCAGCGCGGACGACATGCTTACCTACGCGGCGGCCGTCGCGTATCAGGTGTTCTTCTCGTTGTTCCCGTTTATCATCTTCTTGTTGTCGCTCTTGGGGATGTTGAGGATACCCGGGCTCTTCGACACCTTGCTCCAGCAGGCCGAAACCGTGATGCCGGGCACGGCTTTCAGCCTGATCGAGGGCATAGTAAGCCAGGTCAGGAGTCAGGCCGCGGGCAGTGTCCTCTCCTTCGGGGCCATAATCGCGCTGTGGTCCGCGTCTTCGGCGGTCAGGATGACGATGCACGCGATGAACGTCGCCTACGACGTGGAGGCCGAGCGGCCGGCGTGGAAGAAGTTTCCGCTCTCGCTCCTGTACACCCTGCTGCTCGCGGTGATGATAATAGCCGCGGTCGGCCTGATACTCGTCGGCGGCTCGGCGGTGCAGTGGGTCTCTCAGCAGATAGGCTTCGGCGGCGGCACGCTCGTCACCCTGTGGACCTGGGCGCGCATACCGTTGGCGGTGGTCCTGATCATCACGATACTCGCCCTCGTGTACGGCCTGTTCCCGTACTTCGACCACCCGTTTAGGCTCATAACCCCCGGCGCGATAGTAGCCGTGCTCGTGTGGATAGCGGCCTCTCTGGGGTTCTCGTTCTACGTGAGCAACTTCTCCAGCTACAGCGCGACCTACGGCTCTATAGCGGCCGTGATAATCCTGTTGCTCTACTTCTTTATCTCGGCGGCGGTGGTGTTGTTCGGTGCGGAGATAAACGCCGAGGTATACCGCGAGGTGGACGACACGCAGGACACCTGA
- a CDS encoding nucleoside hydrolase, with protein sequence MTPPVIIDADPGRDDAVALMLACGAGQKSIEVRAVTTVAGNVPVDKTTRNALRVLALIGRSDIPVAAGAAGPLCRSLVTAEHVHGESGLEVSGGLEMPEPVSGAAPEDAVALMEEVIEASPEPVTLIPIGPLTNVAALVRRNPGLGEKVRRVILMGGSVGPGNTTAAAEFNVYVDPEAAAVVFGSGLPITMVGLDVTRRALVGEEHLRRLRSLGDVGAVAADLLVEPEWSPKSGEPSPVHDAVAVAAAIEPGVLTTRPMRVEVECAGEHTTGETVCDVDGVSGKPPNADVAVDLDADRIMELLLESVGRL encoded by the coding sequence GTGACGCCCCCGGTAATAATAGACGCCGACCCCGGCAGGGATGACGCGGTGGCGCTCATGCTCGCCTGTGGCGCGGGCCAGAAGAGCATCGAGGTGCGGGCGGTGACCACCGTCGCCGGCAATGTCCCGGTAGACAAGACCACCCGCAACGCCCTCAGGGTGCTGGCCCTGATCGGGCGTTCTGATATACCCGTCGCCGCCGGGGCTGCGGGGCCGCTGTGCCGGAGCCTGGTGACCGCGGAGCACGTCCACGGCGAGAGCGGTCTGGAGGTATCCGGCGGCCTCGAGATGCCGGAGCCGGTCTCCGGGGCCGCTCCTGAAGACGCGGTTGCCCTGATGGAGGAGGTTATAGAGGCTTCCCCGGAGCCCGTGACCCTGATCCCCATAGGGCCGCTCACCAACGTCGCGGCCCTCGTACGGCGGAATCCGGGGTTGGGGGAGAAGGTACGGCGGGTGATCCTGATGGGCGGGAGCGTCGGGCCCGGGAACACGACGGCCGCCGCGGAGTTCAACGTCTACGTGGACCCGGAGGCCGCGGCCGTCGTCTTTGGCAGCGGGCTCCCGATCACGATGGTCGGCCTGGATGTTACCCGCCGGGCGCTCGTCGGGGAGGAGCATCTGCGGCGGCTGCGCTCGCTGGGAGACGTCGGGGCCGTGGCGGCGGACCTGCTCGTCGAGCCGGAGTGGAGCCCGAAGAGCGGCGAGCCGAGCCCGGTACACGACGCCGTCGCGGTTGCGGCGGCCATCGAGCCCGGCGTGCTCACCACGCGCCCGATGCGGGTAGAGGTGGAGTGCGCCGGGGAGCATACTACCGGCGAGACCGTCTGTGACGTGGACGGCGTATCCGGTAAGCCCCCGAACGCGGACGTCGCCGTGGACCTCGACGCCGATAGGATCATGGAGCTCCTGCTGGAGTCGGTCGGCAGGCTCTAG
- a CDS encoding STAS domain-containing protein has translation MSQRGGVRVIELYGEFDIDSLRDLSDVLRREAASGRAVSVDLSGVAFADVRTMRELSEALLSYPRLSLCSPSWQVMASVHSCGLEDRMSFEPAVSGASGITGITRKAS, from the coding sequence TTGAGCCAGAGAGGCGGCGTGCGGGTGATCGAGCTCTACGGCGAGTTCGACATCGACAGCCTGCGTGATCTGTCCGACGTGCTCCGGCGGGAAGCGGCAAGCGGCCGCGCCGTGTCGGTAGACCTCTCCGGGGTTGCCTTCGCCGACGTCCGCACGATGCGCGAGCTCTCCGAGGCCCTCCTTTCGTATCCCAGGCTCTCGCTCTGCTCCCCGTCCTGGCAGGTGATGGCTAGCGTCCACTCCTGCGGGCTCGAGGACCGCATGAGCTTCGAGCCCGCCGTCTCCGGTGCCTCCGGTATTACCGGTATCACCCGCAAGGCCTCCTGA
- a CDS encoding class I fructose-bisphosphate aldolase, producing MEAKDVSRLEGTAREMVAPRKGILAADESYGTINKRFTAVGIEDSEDNRRAYREMLFTADGVGNYLSGVIMFDETIRQKSSDGRPFAKVLEEQGVLPGIKVDQGAKDMALSPGEKLTEGLDGLRERLAEYVDMGARFTKWRAVITIDDGIPTRRCIDANAHVLARYAALVQEAGMVPIVEPEVLIDGTHSIDDCYEATLATLHSTFDEIHKQNVEPRGLILKPNMVISGKDASNRADVDTVARYTLECLLRTVPAAVPGIAFLSGGQSDREATAHLDSMNRQAAEMGGLPWEVTFSYARALQDLPMRTWKGDDSNASEAQRIFLHRAKMNSLAHAGEYDENLEESAA from the coding sequence ATGGAAGCGAAGGACGTGAGCCGGCTAGAAGGCACGGCCCGGGAGATGGTCGCGCCCAGGAAGGGCATACTCGCCGCCGACGAGAGCTACGGCACCATAAACAAGCGGTTCACCGCCGTCGGCATCGAGGACTCCGAGGACAACCGCCGGGCGTACCGCGAGATGCTGTTTACCGCAGACGGCGTCGGGAATTACCTGTCGGGTGTGATCATGTTCGACGAGACCATTCGTCAGAAGTCCTCCGACGGTCGCCCGTTTGCGAAGGTCCTGGAGGAGCAGGGCGTCCTGCCCGGCATCAAGGTGGATCAGGGCGCGAAGGACATGGCTCTCTCCCCCGGTGAGAAGCTGACCGAGGGTCTGGACGGGCTGCGCGAGCGCCTGGCCGAGTACGTCGATATGGGCGCCCGCTTCACCAAGTGGCGCGCCGTCATCACCATAGACGACGGCATCCCCACCCGGCGCTGCATAGACGCCAACGCCCACGTCCTGGCCCGCTACGCCGCGCTCGTGCAGGAGGCCGGGATGGTCCCCATAGTGGAGCCCGAGGTGCTGATAGACGGCACCCACTCCATAGACGACTGCTACGAGGCAACCCTCGCCACGCTCCACTCGACCTTCGACGAGATCCACAAGCAGAACGTCGAGCCGCGTGGCCTGATCCTCAAGCCGAACATGGTGATCTCGGGCAAGGACGCCTCTAACCGCGCCGACGTGGACACCGTGGCCCGCTACACGCTGGAGTGCCTCTTGCGCACGGTGCCGGCGGCGGTGCCGGGCATCGCGTTCCTCTCGGGCGGACAGTCCGACCGCGAGGCGACGGCGCACCTCGACTCGATGAACCGTCAGGCGGCGGAGATGGGCGGCCTGCCGTGGGAGGTTACCTTCTCCTACGCCCGCGCCCTGCAGGACCTGCCGATGCGGACCTGGAAGGGCGACGACTCGAACGCCTCCGAGGCCCAGCGTATCTTCCTGCACCGGGCGAAGATGAACAGCCTCGCCCACGCCGGAGAGTACGACGAGAACCTGGAAGAGAGCGCCGCGTAG
- a CDS encoding NfeD family protein: MKYATARPGGRPARAGISAILGGFLAALILYSLALAFGVTDEAYAQDGGADEVYVADISQTTGRGDQLTGDSVDYLERVISDAQDADAAVAVELNTLGGRVDLTEEMVNAMSGAEDTPVFVYVPPNARAVSAGTFLLMASDVAAMGPQSRTGSATPIRSTGADITGDLGKKTTNDAVSLITGLASAHDRNEEWAEKAVREAASVNSEEALDMNIVEYVEPGLRGVLEAADGETVEPKGITLDTADAEIVQQSLTFSERFGFSKWFVIVPGVLGVLGLVGTVYAAVRSSRQKVTVGTESMIGEIGDVRSPVAPGSPGIVFVHGERWKAFTESKDSPPLQVGAEAEIVEFRRGGIAVRGSDESASG, translated from the coding sequence ATGAAATACGCAACGGCCAGACCCGGCGGACGCCCGGCGAGAGCGGGAATTTCCGCGATTCTCGGAGGTTTCCTGGCGGCCCTGATCCTGTATTCGCTCGCGCTGGCTTTCGGCGTGACGGACGAAGCATACGCCCAGGACGGCGGCGCGGATGAGGTCTACGTCGCGGACATATCCCAGACCACGGGGCGCGGGGACCAGCTCACCGGAGACAGCGTGGACTATCTGGAGCGTGTGATCTCCGACGCCCAGGATGCGGACGCCGCCGTCGCCGTGGAGCTAAACACCCTCGGCGGCCGGGTAGATCTTACAGAGGAGATGGTGAACGCCATGAGCGGCGCGGAGGATACGCCGGTCTTCGTCTACGTGCCGCCGAACGCGCGGGCGGTCAGCGCCGGAACCTTCCTCCTCATGGCGTCGGACGTGGCGGCTATGGGCCCCCAGAGCCGTACCGGCTCGGCCACCCCGATCCGCTCGACCGGCGCGGACATAACCGGGGACCTCGGCAAGAAGACCACCAACGACGCGGTCTCCCTCATAACGGGCCTCGCCTCGGCCCACGACCGCAACGAGGAGTGGGCAGAGAAGGCGGTGCGCGAGGCGGCCTCGGTCAACTCCGAGGAGGCGCTGGACATGAACATCGTCGAGTACGTCGAGCCGGGTCTACGGGGGGTACTGGAAGCCGCCGACGGCGAGACGGTCGAGCCGAAGGGGATCACGCTGGACACCGCCGACGCCGAGATCGTGCAGCAGTCCCTGACCTTCTCGGAGCGCTTCGGATTCTCGAAGTGGTTCGTCATCGTGCCGGGGGTGCTGGGGGTTCTGGGGCTCGTCGGCACGGTGTACGCGGCGGTGCGCTCCAGCCGCCAGAAGGTCACGGTCGGGACGGAGAGCATGATCGGGGAGATCGGGGACGTCCGCTCGCCGGTCGCCCCCGGCTCGCCCGGCATCGTCTTCGTCCACGGTGAACGCTGGAAGGCGTTTACGGAGAGCAAGGACTCGCCGCCGCTGCAGGTCGGCGCGGAGGCCGAGATCGTCGAGTTTCGGCGGGGCGGTATCGCCGTCCGGGGCTCAGACGAGTCAGCCTCCGGCTAG
- a CDS encoding mechanosensitive ion channel family protein — protein sequence MTNNIGSLSGDLLPRMLGAVVVLAVALLGARLLQNLLLRLLERAGLDDLAERTGASGSLWRLGYGGGPSRLLSVAAFWGVVLAGAAGAVSMLGIPSLQQTMDRLVSLSGEILIAIAILIAGAMTAGWLSELVSRQAGRAGLRGQELFRRGVFVSVLAVAGLLAAGQLGLDTAILLLIAAVVLASLGLTTALALGPGLVPLSGNIAAGRYVQEDLSVGDEIRVEGVEGAIYELGHSSVTLRSEDGYLYRLPNRMLLESVVRKRAPEDEREGREGSREG from the coding sequence TTGACGAATAACATCGGGAGTCTGTCCGGCGATCTCCTGCCCCGAATGCTGGGGGCCGTGGTGGTGCTAGCCGTCGCCCTGCTCGGGGCCCGGCTGTTGCAGAATCTCCTGCTGCGGCTCCTCGAACGCGCCGGCCTCGACGACCTGGCCGAGCGCACGGGGGCCTCGGGCTCGCTGTGGCGCCTGGGCTACGGCGGCGGACCGTCCCGGCTGCTCTCGGTAGCGGCGTTCTGGGGAGTCGTCCTGGCCGGGGCGGCGGGGGCCGTGAGCATGCTCGGTATCCCCTCCCTGCAGCAGACCATGGACCGGCTCGTCAGCCTCTCGGGGGAGATACTGATAGCGATAGCAATCCTCATAGCCGGTGCCATGACCGCGGGCTGGCTCTCGGAGCTCGTATCCCGGCAGGCGGGCCGCGCCGGTCTACGGGGACAGGAGCTTTTCCGCCGGGGCGTGTTCGTCTCGGTGCTGGCGGTCGCGGGGCTTCTGGCCGCCGGTCAGCTAGGGCTCGACACCGCGATCTTGCTCCTGATAGCGGCGGTCGTCCTCGCCTCCCTGGGACTCACCACCGCGCTGGCCCTCGGGCCGGGCCTCGTCCCGCTCTCGGGCAACATAGCCGCCGGACGCTACGTGCAGGAGGACCTGTCGGTGGGCGACGAGATCCGGGTCGAAGGCGTGGAGGGCGCGATCTATGAGCTGGGCCACTCCTCGGTTACCCTGCGCTCGGAGGACGGCTACCTCTACCGCCTTCCGAACCGCATGCTCCTTGAGAGCGTGGTCCGCAAGCGCGCCCCCGAGGACGAGCGGGAAGGTCGAGAAGGGAGCCGCGAAGGATAG
- a CDS encoding anti-sigma factor, protein MIPEERWEALEMIGAYAAGELEGAEAREVERLITGSTDHQELAQAYVRMLTLLSVIGQEAPGAPEEVMSHAIRRAYVSAFFRQAEALLGGLGRSYASALIYYLGLRGNG, encoded by the coding sequence ATGATCCCCGAAGAGCGCTGGGAGGCGCTGGAGATGATCGGGGCCTACGCCGCCGGAGAGCTCGAAGGCGCGGAGGCCCGTGAGGTGGAGCGGCTCATCACCGGGAGCACGGATCATCAGGAGCTGGCCCAGGCATACGTGCGGATGCTGACGCTGCTGTCCGTGATCGGACAGGAGGCGCCGGGGGCGCCGGAGGAGGTTATGAGCCACGCCATCCGCCGCGCCTACGTCTCCGCCTTCTTCCGGCAAGCGGAGGCCCTCCTGGGCGGCCTCGGGAGGTCGTACGCGTCGGCGCTCATCTACTATCTCGGCCTGCGCGGCAACGGATAA
- a CDS encoding RNA polymerase sigma factor: MSVEEYGLIHRASRGNVEAFTQLVRQHSDLVYRVALRILGPETAKDASQEVWVRVWKALEDFRADSAFSTWLYKVTVNTCLSELRRERGRTEREEEHREILSHLQDPDGAGDPEAAALGRERQEEAIRYLQELRPDHRAALVLRHLEGLSYAEISDVLEVPEGTAKGWVSRGRTAMFVMLSQNGGDGATDGTQSGFANGRGGES; encoded by the coding sequence ATGAGCGTGGAGGAGTACGGCCTGATACACCGCGCCTCCCGGGGCAACGTCGAGGCGTTCACCCAGCTGGTACGCCAGCACTCGGACTTGGTGTACCGGGTGGCGCTGCGCATCCTGGGGCCCGAGACGGCGAAGGACGCCAGCCAGGAGGTCTGGGTGCGGGTGTGGAAGGCCCTCGAGGACTTCCGGGCGGATAGCGCCTTCAGCACCTGGCTGTACAAGGTCACGGTCAACACCTGCCTCTCGGAACTGCGGCGTGAGCGGGGCCGTACCGAGCGCGAGGAGGAGCACCGCGAGATCCTCTCCCACCTGCAGGATCCGGACGGCGCGGGCGACCCCGAAGCCGCCGCGCTCGGCCGGGAGCGTCAGGAAGAGGCGATCCGGTACCTCCAGGAGCTGCGCCCGGATCACCGGGCCGCGCTCGTGCTGCGTCATCTGGAGGGGCTGAGCTACGCCGAGATCTCGGACGTTCTGGAGGTGCCGGAGGGCACGGCCAAGGGCTGGGTCTCGCGGGGGCGGACGGCCATGTTCGTGATGCTCTCCCAGAACGGCGGAGACGGCGCGACCGATGGAACCCAGAGCGGGTTCGCGAACGGACGAGGGGGTGAATCATGA
- a CDS encoding class I SAM-dependent methyltransferase, which produces MKSGDPRRGIAGIPDYRDLDVSGEALAAARRMEDRAEAPASAALFEELVAPLLEPAPERVLEVGCGTAALSRRVARRLPGSAVYAADKSAGMLSYAAYTTERAGDLENLRLGRWDATVPGEFPFEGDGPFGLILSSVLVPYLDDTQTAALVHDLASRLAPGGVLAFVEQDLSSDSVSFPRHDLFQRIYAKDARDLDTTMALGLRPLLRDAGLTLIPRRSFLWTDEEYLPYTRGLVAGLADAALHDGRITPEERAEWEETLERQAATGDFYYGLVYHRLAGRSGGRTITP; this is translated from the coding sequence GTGAAAAGCGGAGACCCCCGGCGCGGTATAGCGGGCATCCCGGACTATCGGGATCTCGACGTTAGCGGCGAGGCTCTCGCCGCCGCGCGCCGCATGGAGGACCGCGCCGAGGCCCCGGCCTCGGCGGCGTTGTTCGAGGAGTTGGTCGCGCCGCTTCTCGAGCCCGCGCCGGAGCGGGTGCTGGAGGTTGGCTGCGGCACCGCCGCCCTCTCGCGCCGCGTCGCCCGCCGGCTGCCGGGCTCGGCGGTGTACGCCGCGGACAAGAGCGCCGGGATGCTCTCCTACGCCGCGTACACCACAGAGCGGGCCGGAGACCTGGAGAACCTGCGCCTCGGGAGGTGGGACGCGACCGTGCCGGGGGAGTTCCCGTTCGAGGGGGACGGGCCTTTTGGCCTGATCCTCTCCTCGGTGCTGGTGCCGTACCTGGACGATACGCAGACCGCCGCGCTCGTGCACGACCTCGCTTCGCGGCTGGCTCCGGGCGGGGTACTGGCGTTCGTCGAGCAGGATCTCAGCAGCGACTCGGTGAGCTTCCCGCGTCACGACCTCTTCCAACGGATCTACGCCAAGGACGCCCGCGACCTCGACACGACGATGGCCCTCGGCCTGCGGCCGCTCTTGCGGGACGCCGGGCTTACGCTCATCCCCCGCAGGTCGTTTCTGTGGACCGACGAGGAGTATCTGCCCTACACCCGGGGCCTAGTGGCCGGGCTCGCCGACGCCGCTCTGCACGACGGGCGCATCACCCCCGAGGAGCGCGCCGAGTGGGAGGAGACCCTGGAGCGCCAGGCTGCGACCGGGGACTTTTACTACGGTCTCGTCTATCATCGGTTAGCCGGACGCAGCGGAGGCCGGACCATCACGCCATAG
- a CDS encoding VanW family protein: protein MGLVLLALLLVLIMLVALGFAGNDGGIRRGVEVGGVDVGGMSKAEAREALQSKASENLGRISLKGPDGGDAGVVSAEDLGVNLDAGKSVEKAYAVGRDGGFLERNFQALRGSSAGVSIPAVVSYDRGAAEEAISGFSSEVSQQPEDASYDTSGSGEMEVLEGQEGQELAPRQTLENLDEALPELEGQVTLATKSVAPDETASELEGRAPDTKLGEFETDYRYSDSEARKKNLEISSGAVNGTVLEPGEVFSMNDHIAGLDYKKAKVFADGGETSALGGGLCQVTSTVYMAAQHAGLDIVERNAHYTVLPYIRPGFDATVWFGGAGIPELDMKFENTTDSNILIREYITDKGILKAEIWGQPNGKEVEMRSEQDFKDTDRGIKWSTYKTVKEDGEVLREGLLYEDLYSYPPPEASTKGYNDVRVGGWSE from the coding sequence ATGGGGCTGGTGCTGCTCGCGCTGCTGCTCGTGCTGATCATGCTGGTGGCGCTCGGGTTCGCCGGGAACGACGGGGGTATCAGGCGCGGCGTCGAGGTCGGGGGCGTGGACGTGGGCGGCATGAGCAAGGCCGAGGCCCGCGAGGCGCTACAGAGCAAGGCCTCCGAGAACCTCGGGCGGATAAGCCTTAAGGGCCCGGACGGCGGGGACGCCGGGGTGGTCTCTGCAGAGGACCTCGGGGTAAACCTCGACGCCGGAAAGAGCGTCGAGAAAGCCTACGCCGTCGGCCGTGACGGTGGGTTTCTGGAGCGTAACTTCCAGGCCTTGCGGGGCTCCTCCGCCGGGGTCTCGATACCGGCGGTCGTCTCCTACGACCGGGGAGCCGCGGAGGAGGCCATCTCCGGCTTCTCTAGCGAGGTGTCCCAGCAACCGGAGGACGCCAGCTACGACACCTCGGGCTCGGGCGAGATGGAGGTGCTGGAAGGCCAGGAGGGTCAGGAGCTAGCCCCCCGGCAGACGCTCGAGAACCTGGACGAGGCGTTGCCGGAGCTCGAAGGGCAGGTAACGCTCGCCACGAAGAGCGTCGCGCCGGACGAGACCGCCTCGGAGCTCGAAGGCCGGGCCCCGGACACGAAGCTCGGGGAGTTCGAGACGGACTACCGTTACTCCGACTCGGAGGCCCGCAAGAAGAACCTCGAGATCTCGTCGGGCGCCGTGAACGGTACGGTTCTGGAGCCTGGCGAGGTGTTCTCCATGAACGATCACATCGCGGGCCTCGACTACAAAAAGGCTAAGGTGTTCGCCGACGGCGGGGAGACCTCGGCCCTCGGAGGCGGGCTGTGCCAGGTCACCTCGACCGTGTACATGGCCGCGCAGCACGCCGGGCTGGACATCGTGGAGCGTAACGCCCACTACACGGTGCTGCCGTACATAAGGCCCGGCTTCGACGCGACGGTGTGGTTCGGCGGGGCCGGCATCCCGGAGCTCGACATGAAGTTCGAGAACACCACGGACTCGAACATCTTGATCCGGGAGTACATAACGGACAAGGGCATCCTGAAGGCCGAGATCTGGGGCCAGCCTAACGGCAAAGAAGTGGAGATGCGCTCGGAGCAGGACTTCAAGGACACGGACCGTGGGATCAAGTGGAGCACCTACAAGACGGTCAAGGAAGACGGTGAGGTGCTCCGCGAGGGCCTGCTGTATGAGGACCTGTACAGCTACCCGCCGCCAGAGGCGAGCACCAAGGGCTACAACGATGTCCGTGTCGGCGGCTGGTCCGAGTAA